CGTGTGCTCATCACTGGATGCGTTGACTCAAAGAGGATCTAGACTATGAGGATACAACTGTTTGCAATTAGACTTTGTGTTTTATTGAGCTCATTTGAAAAGCtcgttatattaataataataataattatatatatatatatatatatatatatatatatatatatatatatatatatatatatatatatatatatatatatttttttttttttttgtgtgtgtgtgtgtgtgtgtgtgtgtacatatatgcaATATGCATCCCGTGAAGCACTTTGTAAACATTGGTTTTAAAAGGCGCACTTTGAATgaaatttataattattatatattcgTCCACAGTCACCACACTGCGCCGTTGATGCTGAGTGCAAGTTCGGTGAATTTTGTAACGGCTCTCGGGGAGTTTGTCATACCTGCCGCAGGCGGAGGAAGCGCTGCGTCCGCAACGGGATGTGCTGCGCTGGAAACCAATGCATTAACGGTACAAACCACCTAATGCTTATTATATTTTGAGGGCTGAAATAATTTTACTGCTGCTGCagtttgcataaagttaaacttttcacaTGCATCTTGTTCCTTTCTTAGGCGTGTGTCAGTCTGCTGATACAGATGGTATTGGAAGGGTAAATGCCACCCAGCAGGTTGGCAAAACGGATGCTCCTACTATGGCTGTCACACGTGGACAAAACATCACAACAGTGCCGCATCCTAGAAGAAACACCATCCAAACAAAATCACAGCAGCCAGTGAAAGGTGATTGTGATTCTCTCCTCTCCTGGTCTGGTCTAGTCTTTTCTGGTCTCTTCTCGTTTCTTCTATTCTTGTGTAATCTGGTTTTGTCATGTCTGGTCTTTTCTCATCTagtcttgtctcttctcttctaaTCTGGTCTAGTTTCATCTGGTCTCTTCTCTTCTATTTTGGTGTAATCTGATTTTGCCTTGTCtggtctcatctcttctcatctggtctcttctattctaatctgttCACATCGTCTTGTCTGGTTTCTTCTCTTCTGGTCTAGTCTTGTCTGATCTCTTCTCTTCTAATCTGGTCTAGTCTCATCTGGTCTCCTCTTTTCTTCTGGTCTCATCTGGTCTAGTCTCATGTGGTCTCTTCTCTCTTCTTCTATTCTGGTGTATTCTGGTTTTGCCTTGTCTGTTCTCTTCTCATCTGGTCTTGTCTGGTCTCTTCTAATCCGGTCTCATCTGGTCTATTCTTGTCTggtctcttttcttctcttctggTCTATTCTGTTCTAGTCTAGTCTTGTCtggtctcttctcttctcatctggtCTCTTTTATTCTCTTCTGGTCTATTCTGGTGTAGTCTTGTCTGGTCTCTTCTAATCTGGTCTCATCTGGTCTAGTGTTGTCTTGTCTCTTTACTTCTGGTTTATTCTGTTCAAGTCTTGTCTGGCCTCTTCTCTTTTAATCTGGTCTCATCTGGTCTCTTCTCTTCTGGTCTATTCTGGTGTAGTCTTGTCTGGTCTCTTCTCGTCTGGTCTGGTCTCTATCTCTTTTCTTCTGGTCTATTCTGATCTAGTCTTGTCTggtctcttttcttttctcttctgGTCTCTTCTCTCGTCTGGTATAATCTGGTCTAGTCTCAtctggcctcttctcttctctatCTGAAATAAAAATCAATTGCAGTGATCCACCTTACAAAGGACAtttttcatctcatctcatctcatttctTCTCAACCTCTTTTCTTTTCCTATATCTTTTCATCTTGGTCTCCTGTTTCCTCATCTCATCTTGTCTTCCTCATCTCTAATGCTCTCTTCACGTCTCTTTACTTAATTTCTTGTATCTTCTGTTCTTTTCTTGCCTCTCCTCGTCTCTTCACTTCTCATCATGTCTCTTCTTTTCTCACATTAACTTTACCAGGAAGTTAATTGCCAAAAAACCACAACTTCTTGTTGCTGTTATAAATGACATCCAATCTTTACAGCACAGAACTAATGTACATCAATTTGATATAAACCTTATCTCTCGCAGGTGGCGAGGGCGAGACGTGTTTAAGGTCCTCGGACTGTTTGGACGGGCTGTGCTGTGCCCGGCACTTCTGGTCACGGATCTGTAAACCTGTGCTGACAGAGGGGCAGATGTGCACACGCCACCGGCGGAAAGGGGCTCACGGTCTGGAAATCTTCCAGCGCTGTGACTGCGGGGCTGGTCTGGCCTGCCGaggccagagagagagagctggagcAGAAAGCCGAAACCTCCATACCTGCCAACCGCGCTGACGCTGCATAACTGCTTTCACAACACACGCATGCATGCAGACACACATGCTGTGTGGAGACAAAGGAAAACTGACTCCACGGAAGGATGCACCATTAAAAGGACTGATCACATTTCCTGGACGGATGCAGAGAAACTGCACCGTATGGATGTTTCTATAGTACACTCTGCTATTAAGACTTTTTTCCTGGGTCATCACAAAAGGCAGAATGCTTTTGTTTCCCTTTATAAGGAACTTCTTATTCTTCTTGCAGTAAATTACTGTATTGTAAATACGTAGTCAGATATTGCACTTAACACTGAGCATATGGATTctataaaaatagcattttatgatTCACACACTTCCATATTGTAAATATGCAAGCCATATGGTTTAGATTGTGTTATCAGTACTCTTTTTATTTCAaggaaattgtaaaaaatatttgtgttattaaaatatattaatgtaataataataaatgatgaaCACTCTATGTTTTCTCGATGGATTCTTCTGATCCATACTGCCACAGCTGCAACCTAAAATACACTTCACTCTCTTTAGTCTAATGACAGTTCATAATATTCAGCAAGTTTACAGTAGCTTCCAGCAGCATCCAAAGAGAAAATAAACTAAACATGGGGAAAGTAATCACTGACTGAGCAAAAATCTGCTGTATATTGAGTTGTAGCGTTCCTCATATGAACGTCACTTTTGATAAAAGCAATTGCTAGATTAATGAATGCACATGTAAAGGCAAAGTAGAGGCGTATAGCTCAAGTAAAAAACAAGATATGTTTTGAGTTGTGTTGTCTTCCTGCATTGTTGtacactgtacagtttattttacaATCTAATCGACAACAGCATACCTCAGTTTTTACAAAACACTGCAAAACAGCAAGTtgctgttgattaacacaaaaaatattcaGACTCGTACCTTAGTTTGTAAAATCAGCTACAAGAAAAAGTGCACACagaaatgcatttacaatggaggTCTATGAGCCAACCATTGTAAGCTTGCACAGTAAACTACAGTAGGTGATGTAGACTGTAAAGTTTTCTAAAATCATTGTTTGCTTCATCCCAAAGACTTCCACAGCACTGGAAGTACATAGTTGTCCATGCTTTATTCTTTGAGTTTGATGTGCAGTCATGCAGTGCACAGAAAAAATCGTGATTTTATAATGCATGTGGAACATGAGGACATAACAGCGAGGTCAGGTGTCTGCCGAGCTGTGGACAGCGTGCATTTTTGTCCTACTGAAAAACAAGCTGAGCGGTGACAACACtgcttttaaaataaaagccTCCTACTGCACCACAACCCCCCGATGTACTTGCCTGGTTTTTGACCCCTGGCGTAAGTTATCATGGCAAATAAACAAGTTCAGAGCTCTTCTTAAAGAGATGTAATCCTCCGAGTAGCCATATCCCTGTCTACAGAAAAACACCTGACCACATGAAAGACTGAATGGGTCCAAAGAGCAGGGAAGTACAAAGCCGACAGGAGGATATCAAACGAGTAGAATCCCAAGGAACTACAAGAGGATCAGCTACAAATCCTATGGTGTGTATGGCTAACTTGTAATTAGTTCTGCAGTCAGGCCTGAAGTGCAGATTAATCATAAAGATATCTGAACCTTTCATTACTTTATTATGTAGCCTGTTTGGCACGCAGGTAGCATGTAtagtttagtaaaaaaaaaaaaaaaaaaaagagttctggATCCACTAAGCAATTGCATTTGAGGTTACCAATATTTATGATTTGTGCAGCCTGTATTTGCAGTTAAACTGCACCTGAATATATTCCATCGATATTAGGCCATGTAGTATGGATGCcagatctcacacacacacaaaaaaggaaattaattggaattaatttgaaattaattaataggaaagtaattctgactttatctcTCATAAATGTTAGTTTATATCTtgtaattaaagaaatagttagaattgacccttcgctaagctccacctCCCTTGGTTACGGTCACTCGCACTGACAAGCCTTGCAGATCTCCCCATAGGAAAGAATGGGAGATTTCTCTGAACGGttcagtttttggcaaaatattcccataaacggaatggataataatattatgtgggctggaatgaagagtgacattgtaaagcatatttatctgatgtatttgtaaaataaattgctaaattacacagtaatttgattgaaaactgtgcagactgtAAATCAGAACTGAGGCAAAAGATCATCACAGTCACATAAAAAGAGAGAAGTGTCACTTGATCACTTCACCTCATAACATCAGTTTAAGTGAAAAGAACTgcttataatgtctcataacacactcattttgatgctgtgaactctttaatTACTATCACCTTTACTCAGACCTGAATCAATAagtaaatgaattaatgttaagttGTTAGCTTTAATTGACTTTGgaggaaatgtaggtgtcctcgctGGTGTTATAAatgctcatttgggaatgaggagtGACACACTTTAagccatagcatgctcttcttaatatttgtttaaagatttttttaaaaaaaagaaagaaaaaacactgtgtgTTTCCTCTCTAGATACCacatgtcactattacaagtgacccagtgTAACTGATTCTACTCTATCTGCTCCAAGTGTGATTTGAACtggggtctccagcatgggaagcaggtgcgctaacaaggaggctacagCCTTTAGCAGCAATTGTTAGTGTGCtacttgaggccaggggagtgaggtttactcaCTGctcagctacctaccagctggctactgttacactagCAACAATGTTTAGCTAcctacactcacccccctaaacctcactcccaatCAGGtaatggcaccactgtaaccggtcctactcaaCCCACTCCTGCtcagcatctccggcatgggaggtgggcgtgccaacgaggaggctaaaggctacagcctctagcatcaatttctagtgcgcctcttgaggccaggggagtgaggtttacacactgctcAGCTACCTTCCAGCTGGCAACCGTTACAGTAGCAACaacgttttaattattattttttttttgtggatcatttcgataaaatcctgcttaaaactactcaaacacacattattcCCGTAGGATCTCATTGTAAAAAGGCaaacgcttgtcagagaaatggcggcagggcaacatatgctaagacaggattggtcagaaacacttttaagccggggcttagtgaagggtcaattgtgaaatataaatgataaattatgagTAAAGTTGCgattgcaaaatataaagacgaaattgtgagaaataaagttgaaacTGCAAGAAATTACGttgaaattgcaagaaataaagtggcATTTCCGTGaca
The genomic region above belongs to Myxocyprinus asiaticus isolate MX2 ecotype Aquarium Trade chromosome 23, UBuf_Myxa_2, whole genome shotgun sequence and contains:
- the LOC127414420 gene encoding dickkopf-related protein 1-like translates to MSEKNMRMVYLLTVATVYLAVCGGNTADAQAGPVLRNSIRHVPAASSPSDAVSVSPRITRTGDSDAPASPHCAVDAECKFGEFCNGSRGVCHTCRRRRKRCVRNGMCCAGNQCINGVCQSADTDGIGRVNATQQVGKTDAPTMAVTRGQNITTVPHPRRNTIQTKSQQPVKGGEGETCLRSSDCLDGLCCARHFWSRICKPVLTEGQMCTRHRRKGAHGLEIFQRCDCGAGLACRGQRERAGAESRNLHTCQPR